Proteins from a single region of Phycisphaeraceae bacterium D3-23:
- a CDS encoding FAD-binding protein: protein MTTTPTQPTLATHALECELRDALRGEVSFDKTTRGIHAADASHYQTMPACVVVPRDADDCVAAIKLAYEHGLAITPRGGGTSLSGQTFGPGMVIDVSRYMDGVIEVNEQEQWARVEPGVVRDRLNAQLKPLGLHFAPDPATGNRATVGGMVGNNTSGTRSIVYGKTIDHTLACKVALTDGTVLELDPHDAESWDEKCIGNTAGPREAQLYHDVRKLIEANRAEIAERYPKVMRRVSGYNLDEFVDGAGYTGPIGPRGAINAGHRPWNLSNLIVGSEGTLAFLLEAKIRLTPLPKATAVCVVHFDDDLDSLRHVPAINAHGPSAVELLDRSVLRAAKTNPSTKHMATFIEGDPAAVLICEFFAEDEDAASAKAHRFAEDMKASDIGCAHIIRTDTDGQRDVWETRKLGLGLVTNVPGPVKGQAFVEDACVPVEVLAQYIEQLRDACSAEGIDTSMYAHASVGVIHFRPAVDLHLPEHRDKMHRIAQKSFDLVTQYGGVVAGEHGDGMVRGEFIAQCFGPQLYDAFKQLKALFDPTGIMNPGKVIDTPSMVDPAYLRYGDSYRVAEIPSSFDYAGQALPGSSKTDGFRLAVEQCNGVGACRKVGGGTMCPSYMATRDEEHTTRGRANALRMAMSGQLGEDDLTSGRIKGVLSLCLSCKACKTECPNAVDMSKLKADVTQMRYDKHGTPLGAKLIGRMPDKAHWLSGPMAPLVNFVQRLGPYKWVMEKAAGIDRRRPMPAFAKQTFMKAMAQRAASTTPTPLGEVVLVVDTWSNCFEPNVGLAAVELLESCGYRVTLANAGDAQRPRLSKGLVHEAKHNGERVLKKLDAAGETTDAPLLVLEPSDCSALTDDLPDLIDDKQLGERVAARVKMIDVFLAEQFAAGDIAGFELVDGVSRDILLHGHCHQKALFGTKSIHTILNSIDGVTCNEVDSGCCGMAGSFGYEHYDLSEKIGEDRLFPAVRAAEKKGQTLVACGISCRHQVHDFLGVKAKHIVEVVRGVRASGT from the coding sequence ATGACTACGACGCCCACCCAACCCACGCTCGCTACCCATGCCCTCGAATGCGAACTGCGCGATGCGCTGCGCGGCGAAGTGTCGTTCGATAAAACAACACGCGGGATCCACGCCGCCGACGCGAGCCACTACCAGACGATGCCCGCCTGCGTCGTGGTCCCGCGTGATGCCGACGACTGTGTCGCCGCGATCAAGCTGGCCTACGAACATGGCCTTGCGATCACGCCGCGTGGCGGCGGGACCTCCCTGTCGGGCCAGACCTTTGGGCCGGGCATGGTGATCGACGTGTCCAGGTACATGGACGGCGTGATCGAGGTCAACGAGCAGGAACAGTGGGCCCGTGTCGAGCCCGGCGTCGTGCGCGACCGGCTCAACGCGCAGCTCAAGCCGTTGGGGCTCCACTTCGCGCCCGACCCCGCGACCGGCAACCGCGCGACCGTTGGCGGGATGGTCGGCAACAACACCTCGGGCACCCGCTCGATCGTCTACGGCAAGACGATCGACCATACCCTCGCCTGTAAAGTCGCGCTCACCGACGGCACGGTGCTCGAACTCGACCCGCACGACGCCGAGTCGTGGGACGAGAAGTGCATCGGCAATACGGCCGGTCCGCGAGAAGCGCAGCTCTACCACGACGTTCGAAAACTGATTGAAGCGAACCGCGCCGAGATCGCCGAGCGCTACCCGAAAGTCATGCGTCGCGTATCGGGCTACAACCTCGACGAATTCGTCGACGGCGCGGGCTATACCGGGCCGATCGGGCCACGCGGTGCAATCAATGCAGGCCATCGGCCGTGGAATCTGAGCAACCTCATCGTCGGCAGCGAGGGCACGCTCGCGTTCCTGCTTGAAGCGAAGATCCGCCTGACGCCGCTGCCAAAGGCGACGGCCGTATGCGTCGTGCATTTCGACGACGACCTCGACTCGCTCCGCCACGTCCCGGCGATCAACGCGCATGGGCCCTCGGCCGTCGAACTGCTCGACCGCTCGGTGCTGCGCGCAGCAAAGACCAACCCGTCGACCAAACACATGGCGACGTTTATTGAGGGCGACCCTGCGGCGGTGCTGATCTGCGAGTTCTTCGCGGAGGATGAAGACGCGGCTTCCGCGAAGGCCCATCGTTTTGCCGAGGATATGAAGGCCTCGGACATCGGCTGTGCGCACATCATCCGCACCGACACCGACGGCCAGCGCGACGTCTGGGAGACCCGCAAGCTCGGGCTCGGCTTGGTCACCAATGTGCCGGGCCCGGTGAAGGGGCAGGCCTTTGTCGAAGATGCGTGTGTGCCCGTCGAGGTGCTCGCCCAATACATCGAGCAGCTTCGCGACGCCTGCTCGGCCGAGGGGATTGATACGTCGATGTACGCCCACGCCTCGGTCGGCGTGATCCACTTCCGCCCGGCGGTGGACCTGCACCTGCCCGAGCACCGCGACAAGATGCACCGCATCGCGCAGAAGTCGTTCGATTTAGTCACCCAGTACGGCGGCGTGGTCGCGGGCGAGCACGGCGACGGCATGGTCCGCGGCGAGTTCATCGCGCAGTGTTTCGGGCCGCAGCTATACGATGCGTTCAAGCAACTTAAAGCGCTCTTCGACCCGACGGGCATCATGAACCCGGGCAAGGTGATCGACACGCCGTCGATGGTGGACCCGGCGTACTTGCGGTATGGCGATAGCTACCGCGTGGCCGAGATCCCGTCGAGTTTTGACTACGCGGGCCAGGCGCTGCCGGGGTCGAGCAAGACGGATGGGTTCCGCCTGGCCGTCGAGCAGTGCAACGGGGTCGGCGCGTGTCGAAAGGTCGGCGGCGGGACGATGTGCCCGTCGTACATGGCGACGCGCGACGAGGAGCACACGACCCGCGGCCGGGCCAACGCCCTGCGTATGGCGATGTCGGGCCAGCTCGGCGAAGACGACCTGACGAGCGGCCGGATCAAGGGCGTGCTGTCACTGTGCCTGTCGTGCAAGGCGTGCAAGACCGAGTGCCCCAACGCGGTGGACATGAGCAAACTAAAGGCGGACGTGACGCAGATGCGCTACGACAAGCACGGCACACCGCTAGGTGCGAAGCTGATCGGGCGCATGCCGGACAAGGCGCACTGGCTATCCGGGCCGATGGCGCCGCTTGTGAACTTCGTGCAGAGGTTGGGACCATACAAGTGGGTGATGGAGAAGGCGGCGGGGATCGACCGGCGTCGGCCGATGCCGGCCTTCGCCAAGCAGACCTTCATGAAGGCGATGGCCCAACGCGCAGCATCAACCACGCCGACACCGCTGGGCGAGGTGGTGCTGGTCGTCGATACCTGGTCCAACTGCTTTGAGCCCAACGTCGGGCTCGCCGCGGTCGAATTGCTTGAGTCCTGCGGCTACCGCGTCACGCTTGCCAACGCAGGCGATGCGCAGCGGCCCCGGCTGTCGAAAGGGCTCGTGCATGAAGCGAAACATAACGGCGAGCGGGTATTGAAAAAGCTCGATGCGGCCGGCGAAACAACGGACGCCCCGCTGCTCGTTCTCGAACCCAGCGACTGCTCCGCGTTGACCGACGACCTGCCCGACCTGATCGACGACAAGCAACTCGGCGAGCGTGTCGCCGCGCGGGTCAAGATGATCGACGTGTTCCTCGCCGAACAGTTCGCCGCCGGTGACATCGCGGGCTTCGAGTTGGTCGATGGCGTTAGCCGCGACATCCTTCTCCACGGCCACTGCCATCAGAAAGCACTCTTCGGCACGAAGTCGATCCACACGATCCTGAACAGCATCGACGGCGTCACCTGCAACGAGGTCGACTCCGGCTGCTGCGGCATGGCCGGGTCGTTCGGCTACGAGCACTACGACCTGTCCGAAAAGATCGGCGAAGACCGCCTGTTCCCCGCGGTGCGCGCGGCCGAGAAGAAGGGCCAAACCCTCGTCGCCTGCGGCATCAGTTGCCGACACCAGGTCCACGACTTCCTCGGCGTGAAGGCAAAGCACATTGTGGAGGTGGTGCGCGGGGTGAGAGCTTCTGGCACCTGA